The Engraulis encrasicolus isolate BLACKSEA-1 chromosome 24, IST_EnEncr_1.0, whole genome shotgun sequence DNA window AGCTTCATGACAAGCATGGTATGGTATACTGCCGACTTCTCTTGATTTCCCTGCATGCTGCTTTTTGTGTTGTGTACATTTCCTACCAGGCTGAGCATTGTTAGAAAACAGAAGGCTGGGGTCATGTGGGAGCTTGTAACTATTCATTTGGCTTGTTGAACTAAAACAGACAACCTTTCATGTTATGGAATTCATTGGCCTTTCAGTGATGTGTGTTCAATGAGTGCTATTCTACTCTCAGGAAATATTGTTCAGACTGGGATGATTTTTGTGAGCTTTTAACAAAGCTGTTGTAACAAAGCTGTTATTTTCATGACACAAACTACAAATTGATCATTAATTGTAAATCTGTCTGGCTCTGATTCTATTCATTAATGGAAATGTGAAGtgttcgttttgttttgtttaactgAAAATCTGGGTGTGAATATTTGACATCTTTGGAAAAACGGGTTGTGAATCTAAACACTGAGTGCATGTATTCAGCTGTTTTTGTGAAGTCCAGAATTCAGCCGAGCTGAGGGGCATGTTGTGACTAGACCTGTGCTGATGTTCATGCTCGTCTGAACCTATTATGCCTGCTCACCAGACTGCACAAACATAGATGAACCCTTGTAGGCATGAACTCATTGTGCTGCTACTCTATTTGGTTATAACCTGGGCCCTAAATGAATGTTTatcaacaccagccaaaatgcctagtagatgttaatcgtactagccaaacacacacacatactaatgggtcaaagtggcttgcaattgggtcttttctaccagcccaaGTGacatttcaccagtatttggcggGTTGGCCGGTGTTTGTTAAGAGTCCTGGTTATAACCAACAACGATCTTCCTAGTAAAGCATTTGTATATGTTTTGTTGATTGCAGTCCTTGAAGTCCACCTATCCAGTTCAAGTCACAGAGCCTCAAGGTATGTTCCCGTCACAAGCACGAAGCACCCAGCACAAGCACTCAGTAGTCTCCAGAGCCACTGACGTTGATTATTATAGTGTCCACATTGTATTGTTTAGTCTAATAATGGCTGTGCAATATCTACCCTCTTCCTCTccaattttctcctctcctctctcctaccatCTCCtgtccttgtctctcctctccactcattttctgtcctcttctctcctctctgctcctctccactccttttctgtcctcttctctcctcccacctcctctctgctcccctccaccactctcctctcattttctctcctctcattttctctcctctcctcccctcccctcccctctcctctcctctcctctcctgtgtaatGTATATCCTATCCTATATTGTCCCATGTTCTgatacaatgtaatgtagtgtaatcttATCCTGTCCCATGTTGTCCTACGTTCTGatacagtgtaatgtagtgtatagCTTATCCTGTCCTATGTTGTCCTATGTTCTAAtacagtgtaatgtattgtatatcTTATCCTGTCCTATGTTGTCCTATGTTCTAatacagtgtaatgtagtgtatagCTTATCCTGTCCTATGTTGTCCTATGTTCTGatacagtgtaatgtagtgtatagCTTATCCTGTCCTATGTTGTCCTATGTTCTGAtacagtgtaatgtattgtatatcTTATCCTGCCCTATGTTGTCCTATGTTCTGATACAGTGACGCTGCAGTTTCCATCAATCAGCCCTGGATGTGTCACGACGGCCAGAGGAAGAATACAACAGGTGGGCGACATTTCCTGCCCCGACCACTTGTGATGTCAccgtgatgtcatttcctgtacAGACCACTTGTGATGTCACTATGATGTCAGAGCAACACTCATATGGGTGATTTAGAGCCTAcgctataaccttattgtcaccaaatttgTAATAACTAAGTCTCAATCTGTTACGTAGCCTCATACTGCATACTACTCATtccatttgctgaaaatactcaactacatcatatcaaCATTGCTATACCATgacgagagccttaagtaacagattaagacatagctattTCTATTTTGGtaccagtaaggttataacataggctttgcATTACAGTAAGGGGTTAAGCCTCTTTGTAAAGTCATAGTCTTTTGTTATGATGTTAGCATGTTATCTTATTTTTAGTTAAAAATAGATTTAAtcagttttttttcaatcaaattagaaataattaattaatcaattgatcatttgcatccctaatttgtGTTGGTAGCGAATTTAGGCCAAATAAGAAATggtttatgacacacacacacacacacacacacacacacacacacacacacacacacacacacacacacacacacacacactccttctgtcATTGCATATGCAGCTAGCCCATCACACAGTTAAATAAGGAATGGTTCCGGTACATGCAGCTGTCAGTCAGACGATGTGATCATAGATCATCACACCATGCCAAGCCATATTAAGTAGACTTCTTCCTTTCGAAAAAAAGTGTTAATGACTGTATCTTCCTGTGGTGATGGTGAGCATGCTGTGCACACTTGCTTTATGTAGTAGGTGTGTCAAGTGTTATTTTTTTCTATCTAATAGGCTGTAAGTTTATCACTTCCTCCTACATTAGGAAGGAAAGGAAACCACACATTGTGTGCTGCAGACTACATTATAGTAACGCACTACTTGATGCCAATGAAAGGCACTTGCACGTCATTTCCGATTCTAACGCTCAGCACCAGTGATTCTGTGGGTGCTGAAAtaagaaaaacatacaaaatgctgaaaatgctctGGCATTGCTGAGTTGTATGATTCGAGAATGGCTGGCATCCATTGAGTTAAGACCAAGGAGGAGATATATACAGAtaacggggggcaatcgctattccgacatagcgctattccgacactttttagggttggggttagggttagggttaaggttagggatgtcggaatagctaggggttagggttagggttaaggttagggatgtctagggttagggttagggttagggttagggtttgtaggaatagcggcggacggtggaaaacgtgtcggtattaagacaatagacattaacgtcggaatagcgacatgtcggaatagtgcCACGTAACCCAGATAAACAGATGTACactgcccttcaaaggcaaagtgcagcagctgtgccaacattgaaacggagagaaatgccttcaaagccttggtataaggttggatattgtagttgatgcaaatttgtcaaagcaatatctctaaattGGGACGGATGGAGGAACTTGTTTCTGTTAGTTTCAAAGTCAGCAGAAATAATGCATCCAAACTTAATACTACTTATACTGccttgcaaaggcaaagtgcaataatAACACCAACGTTGaagctgagaaaaatgccttcgaaaccttgatattaggttggatattgtagttactgcaaatttgacatatgtAGCAATGCCTCTAAAATCGGACacttttggaccataaggctttctcACAAGAtaaatgtaatgaagaccattttctgtCTAAACTCAATTTAGACTAAATGTGTAGCTACTGGACTTTGCCTTTGCGGTATAGTTTATGTGGCCCACAGACCAACTTGTTTGGCTTGCACCTGAAGTGTGTCTCTCTGTTCTCCCCGTAGCCAGTGGAAAACGATGGAAGTGAATGCACTTGTCGGCCATCTATATCTTCAGGTAAATACGTTGTCTACGAAGTTGTTGACTAACAGAATTAAGAACAAATATTATATTATTGTGTCAAACAAGTGATATTCTATGTATTACAGTCGCTTAATATCAACATCGACATAATTCCCTTTAATATCAATATAATTTTTTTGGCATTCTCAATAGGAAAGCTGTACACTGTAAACAGTGGTGTGTGAgaagtgcagaggtgtcaaaagtaaaagtaaaagtacttttgtggtgtaattacaacactactacatggcattacatagctgttacaccatttactccattgtacctaatgagatagatagactgtgttgttactaaaaaacacagaaagcctaacaaggacccaccacaaacttgatccaaccagtgcagacttagctgatcgtaagacaagtgcacGGGTCTGGTTACTAAGATTAGTAACTTGTGtttgaaggaaactgtgtttctttttttacttttacttttgacacctctggaggaGTGCTTAAAGAGTTGATTAAAGATCTCGTATTTGGTCTCAAACTCTGTAGCATTCTGTAACAGTGTTTCACTGTGTACTGTGCCGTGTGCCCGCGCAGGCTTCACCAAGGAGCTGGACTACCTGAGCAGCAGCTGCGGCCCGTGCGAGAAGTGCCTGCTGCCGGCGCCGCCGCCCATGATCAGCGACCTGATGGACGACGGCGACCTGCTGGAGCGGCTGCAGCAGAAGCTGGACCCGGCCCACTGCGCCGTCAAGAACTGGAAAAACTTCGCCAGCCGCTGGGGCATGAGCTACGACGAGCTGGCGCTGCTGGAGCACCGCACCCAGGGCTCGGCGCACCGCAGCCCCACGCAGGAGTTCCTGCTGCGCAACAACCAGAAGAGCGTCAGCGAGCTGACCGAACTGTGCCGCCTGTACCAGCGCATCGACGTGCTGCGCCTGCTGCAGCGCTGGATGGAGAACGACTGGCCCTCGCGCTGGCAGCACGCTGCCCACTAGCACATGCTAACGCTAGCGGCGAAGATCTTCTAATAGCGTTAAAGATACgtcaagcccgagcccgagcccAAGCCCGAGCATCAATCAAATGCcccagaaagagaagaaggaggggacaacgctcccttaggagaccgaacttgagcacactccttggcATTGGTTGGGCGTGGTTTGGGGTATCTTAcactactagaagatgtttgctagcgggtggggtgtgtgtgttgtgtgtgtgtgtgtggggggggggttgttggtgatgtttggtggtggtggaggtacaGTAGGAGGTAGGAGGCGTTGG harbors:
- the edaradd gene encoding ectodysplasin-A receptor-associated adapter protein: MCETFVVTMASLKAFSEPVETIASEPVEDTDTSSFMTSMSLKSTYPVQVTEPQVTLQFPSISPGCVTTARGRIQQPVENDGSECTCRPSISSGFTKELDYLSSSCGPCEKCLLPAPPPMISDLMDDGDLLERLQQKLDPAHCAVKNWKNFASRWGMSYDELALLEHRTQGSAHRSPTQEFLLRNNQKSVSELTELCRLYQRIDVLRLLQRWMENDWPSRWQHAAH